The genome window GTAGCCGCTCACCGTGCGGGTGATGGCGTAGTACACCACCGCCACCACCAGAATTGCCAGCAAAATCCCCGAATGCAGGGGTGGATTGTTGATCAGCATGGGGAGCCAGCCGTTTTGTCCGATGGCGATGGTGGTGGGATGCCCCGCCGCCGGGTCGCGCAGGGGACCGGTGCAGACGTAATTGACCAGGTTGAACGAGACAAAGTTGAGCAGAACGGTGGTGAGGATTTCGTTGATGCCGAAGCGGTACAACAGCCACCCGGGAATCAAGCCCCACAATGCGCCGCCCAGCACTCCCGCCAGCAAAACCAGCGGGACGAGCAGAATTGGCGGCAGTTGGGCAAAGACGATGCCCGCTACCGTTGCCGCAGTTGCGCCCACCAGCAGTTGCCCCTCGCCGCCGATGTTGAACTTGCCCGCCGTCAGCGGGATGGTGAACGCCAGCGCCTGCAGGACCAGCGGGACGAATTTAAGCAGGGTTTGCACAAATCCGTTGGGGGTGCGGAACGAGGTGAACAGGATGGTGCCGTAGGCTTTGAACACATCAAAG of Anaerolinea thermophila UNI-1 contains these proteins:
- a CDS encoding ABC transporter permease — its product is MKKSNGLLKIARAVLPYLLAVVAAFAAAGVFIALMGFDVFKAYGTILFTSFRTPNGFVQTLLKFVPLVLQALAFTIPLTAGKFNIGGEGQLLVGATAATVAGIVFAQLPPILLVPLVLLAGVLGGALWGLIPGWLLYRFGINEILTTVLLNFVSFNLVNYVCTGPLRDPAAGHPTTIAIGQNGWLPMLINNPPLHSGILLAILVVAVVYYAITRTVSGYELVATGANPRAAGVFGINTRWMFIASLVIAGGVGGLSGALEVAGVQHRLIEGMQHNFLVLGLIIGLIAKGNNLAVPFVAFFISVLEVGASAMQRTLMIPVEMVFIVEALILVFVLLSDLVQKRVS